A single genomic interval of Synechococcales cyanobacterium CNB harbors:
- a CDS encoding 50S ribosomal protein L6, which translates to MSRIGKQPVAVPKGVKVTVSDGVVSVEGPKGKLSIKRPAEVSVRIDEGAGRVVCEIAPMHAEDRQVRADWGSTRAHIQNMVDGVSKGYEKTMEIVGVGWQATLAGREVRLQLGFANPVVMPIPQGLTVTVDKQIVKIAGPDKQAVGQFAAAMRAKRKPEPYNGKGIKYSDETIRRKQGKQFGA; encoded by the coding sequence ATGTCGAGGATCGGAAAACAACCCGTTGCCGTGCCAAAGGGCGTGAAGGTCACGGTGAGCGACGGCGTGGTGTCGGTCGAGGGGCCGAAGGGCAAACTCTCGATCAAGCGTCCGGCAGAGGTATCGGTGCGCATCGATGAGGGTGCCGGCCGGGTCGTTTGCGAGATCGCCCCGATGCACGCGGAGGACCGTCAGGTGCGTGCGGACTGGGGTTCGACGCGGGCGCACATTCAGAACATGGTGGACGGCGTCTCCAAGGGGTACGAGAAGACGATGGAGATCGTCGGCGTGGGCTGGCAGGCGACGCTCGCGGGGCGGGAGGTACGGCTGCAGCTCGGCTTTGCCAACCCCGTGGTCATGCCGATCCCCCAAGGCCTGACGGTCACGGTGGACAAGCAGATCGTGAAGATCGCCGGCCCTGACAAGCAGGCCGTCGGGCAGTTCGCAGCGGCGATGCGCGCGAAGCGCAAGCCCGAGCCGTACAACGGCAAGGGGATCAAGTACTCGGACGAGACCATTCGTCGCAAGCAGGGCAAGCAGTTCGGCGCCTGA
- a CDS encoding type Z 30S ribosomal protein S14: MTTKAQMAKTRRTPKFSTRTVRRCELTGRSRGVYRKFRISRIMLRKLALEGKIPGMRKASW, encoded by the coding sequence ATGACGACGAAGGCGCAGATGGCGAAGACGAGGCGGACCCCGAAGTTCTCGACGCGGACGGTGCGCAGGTGTGAGTTGACCGGGCGTTCGCGCGGCGTGTACCGGAAGTTCCGCATCAGCCGCATCATGCTGCGGAAACTGGCGCTGGAGGGGAAAATTCCCGGGATGCGGAAGGCGAGTTGGTGA
- the rpsH gene encoding 30S ribosomal protein S8 — MSDPIADMLTRIRNAVRNKARTVTCLNSKVNRGIADVLQAEGYVEGYDVVEDGRQGLIKLRLRYGPRGETVIHKIRRESRPGRRVYVGVEALPRPIQGLGIAVVSTSRGVLSDRKCREERIGGELLCTVE, encoded by the coding sequence ATGAGCGACCCAATCGCGGACATGCTAACACGGATCCGGAACGCCGTGCGCAACAAGGCCCGGACGGTAACCTGCCTGAACAGCAAGGTGAACCGCGGGATCGCGGACGTGCTGCAGGCCGAGGGCTACGTCGAGGGCTACGACGTGGTCGAGGACGGCCGGCAGGGTCTGATCAAGCTCCGGCTCCGCTACGGCCCTCGCGGCGAAACGGTGATCCACAAGATTCGGCGCGAGAGCCGTCCCGGCCGGCGCGTGTATGTCGGCGTCGAGGCACTCCCGCGCCCGATCCAGGGGCTAGGCATCGCGGTGGTCTCCACGAGCCGCGGTGTGCTGAGCGACCGCAAGTGCCGCGAGGAGCGTATCGGGGGCGAGTTGCTCTGCACGGTCGAGTGA
- a CDS encoding 50S ribosomal protein L18: MDRQQKKEQRHTRRRIGIRKRITGTADRPRLAVYRSLNHVYAQVIDDLAGRTIVSASTRDKDASVEKTGNVAAAAAVGTKLAERARAKGITKVVFDRGGFRYHGRVKSLADAARKGGLEF; the protein is encoded by the coding sequence ATGGACAGGCAACAGAAGAAAGAGCAGCGTCACACGAGAAGGCGGATCGGCATCCGCAAGCGCATCACGGGCACGGCCGATCGGCCTCGCCTGGCGGTGTACCGCTCGCTGAACCACGTTTACGCGCAGGTTATCGACGATCTTGCGGGCCGGACGATCGTCTCCGCATCCACGCGCGACAAGGACGCCTCGGTCGAGAAGACGGGCAACGTTGCGGCGGCAGCTGCTGTCGGCACGAAACTGGCCGAGAGAGCCAGGGCCAAGGGCATCACGAAGGTCGTGTTCGACCGAGGCGGCTTCCGCTACCACGGGCGGGTCAAGTCGCTGGCGGACGCGGCACGCAAGGGCGGGCTGGAGTTCTGA